cttaaaaTCTTCACAACGGctaagcaacttaagatagtggactctatcttaggattcacgtgcgtttGCCAGATTGGTTACATGAGCAGGGATACTAAGGGAAATAGGTAAGTATGGCTAGTTTACTTTGTCTCAACTATAAAAAATTTGTagtagtagtctttgtataacggcttaattctgagagtattcaaaactggactaggtcccgggatttttctgcatttgcggtttccttgttgtGTGTTTTTACTTCGTtatagttataataaagtaatttcacttgtacgttaatccaacaGTTGGGTCCCTATAGTTGTGTTTGTTTTCAAACTcatactatataccaagtgtaaaCCTTGTGGTTTGCTATCTTCTTGATATTTTTtatctatattagatcacgcaaggtatcatacttataggattaatatcgaaaatattgtggtgtacttggtaccctcatcatttcacTCTCAgaggcaaaaaaaaataattcgagCCCCTTATAGTGTTTAGAATTCACTGAAATACAAGAAAGTTAAGGTTGATGTAATGGTAATTTAAGATCGTATATTCCCATTTCCTCATTCCATTGttgaaaaatctaaaccaaacacTAAAATTTTGCTCAAGGAATACATTCCTTGTAATTGaattaatattattattagtttaCCTTGTAAGTGGATTACAAGGCTTCAATTATCCTAACCAAACATATGCTAATGAATTGTAAACCTTATTTGCTAATTGCTCCTGCATTAAAATTGTTTTATCATTGATTTTGGTCCGATTCtacttttatatttatttgtttctATTACTTTCGTTTGTACCATACCAAGTGACATTTTAGATCCAAATAGGACTTGATTCCATGTTTCTAATGAAGGTAATGGTGCAAAATATAACGAGTTACTTAGAAACCTAGTGAAAAAAATTCCAACAAATGTCCGATACTGCTGATGATTGAAGCTCAAGATATTATTGTTGTTGGTCTTGGTGAAACCCTAAATGCTGGCATAAAAACCGTAAAAAAACTACAAGAATCTTTTATGGGATTTGAAACTAGAGCGATTTTAAAAGGAGAAATTAGTCGAGATAAAAGTTGAGTGAATAAGCGAAAAAAGTGGAGAAAGGAAGAGATAGCTTTCTCGGTTCACCTGCATAAATTATACCATGAGTCGCTACCTCCACCTTTCAAAGAGAAAAAAACGACTACAACTATGAACAAAATACTAAAACCAACTTGTGCTTGGTTTCGTTGATGGTTGTTGGGCCTTCTATGGGATGCGTGAGAAGAACAGGAGGAGTTTGGTTTTGGGATTGTTTTAGACGAATTTTTTCCCTAGTTTTGAGTTTTTTGCGAGCTTGTGATACGAGATTTGAGGAACATGAACTTTCATACTTGGAAAATATTCAAGAAACACTTATAATTAGAATGAAGACAAATTTTACATCACAAGGAGACAAAAGGAGAAGCTATCATAAGAGATTAGGATTTTTTCCTCAAAGGAGGAACCATGTTAACCtactattttcttttcttctctttcttcatatCCGTGAATAACTAATTCCTTTGTTGATTAAAGTTGATATCAATGTTTAAACATGAAAATACACACTAGTGGAAAGGGGGTATTTATGACCCATATATGTGACCCTCAATAGCGGTCAACGGGTCGTGGACTAATCATGACAGTAAAGGAATTAATAAAATTGCGGACCAAATCATCGAGTGTTAACGCTGGTCGTTGAATTAGAATTTTTATTTACAGTTTTGGTACCGAGTCAACAACTCACACCGTGACCGTTCTCCCTAGTTAAATCACTGGTACTTTTTTTGGGCGGCAATTGTAACTCGTCCCCCCCTTTCTACCTCGTTATTACCGATGTTATATATTTCCCTCTTCACTCCCCCTTCTATCTTCTTGAAACACAATTCACTTGAAGAAAAAAACCAGATCATATCTCCTCCTCTATCTAGACTCCACCTCCGTTTGAGCTTTATGATACAAATCCTCACTAGATTTAACCTTTTACATTTGTCTATTGTGTAACAGTTAGGTTTAATTTGCAAAATCATCAGGTACAGGTAgagttagggttttcaatttcagtttttttttcttctctttttcttttactggACGATTTTCTTCATGGGGGTTTTAAAGTTATTGTATTATTGGTTGATTTCAGGTATATCTCAACAATTTTAGTTGTAGTTCAGCTCTGCATCTggtaagttagggttttggatttgatttttatttttccccTCTATGATCGATTTTGTTCATGGGGTTTAACCACTATTGTTTTATTGTGAGATTTCAGGTATATCTCAATAGCTTAACAGCAGGTCAGAAGACAATTTTAGTTGTGGTTCAGATCTACATCTggtaagttagggttttggatttgagtTTTATTTTTCCCCTCTCTGCTCGATTTTGTTCATGGGGTTTAGCCACTATTGTTTTATTATGAGATTTCAGGTATATCTCAACAACTTAGCAGCAGGTCAGAAGTTTCATCAGGTATATCTGATTTTATCCGATTTGGGTGGTTTGAATCTAGTTTCTGTGGATCATGTGTTGGGGTTAGCTGAGCTATTGTTGATTCTGTTGATGCATCatatattctttttatttatttattttgaatagaATCATGTTTTAGAGTTGTTCAGTTATCTCTTAAGCATGCTTTCTCGCGATCTCTTAAGTTGTACCTGAGTAGGTTTGAATCTAGTCTCTGTGATCATGTATTGGGGTTAGCTAAGATATATTGTTGATTCTGTTGGTGtaccataaatttttttttttgaacagaatCATGTTTTAGAGTTGTTCAGTTACCTCTTAAGCATGCTTTCTTGCTATCTCTTAAGCTGAACCTAAGTAGCAGTGAGTAGTACCATGTTGATACTTTATGTCCATAAATGGATATGAATATGTGAAGTTTAAATTGTGGAGTGAATATGGAACTTTTGATAGATGAAGTAGTTACTTAGCATGTTCCTTTTGAGCATTGAATTTGCAGTGTCATCGTACTATTGTATGTGCTCTAGCCTTACTGATATATGTAAACAATCCTGATTAGTGTGCTAGCTCAAATTTCCATTGTTAACCAGTTTGTTAATGTGAACTACATAATCACAAATAAGTGTTGTTGGTTCAGTTATGACTTTTCTACTTACAAATGAGTATAAATTCAAGTTTTGTTAGTAtaattttttctttgttctttctttttgtcTGCACTGCAGCAATGACACTTCATGTTGGTAGTAGCAGTCGATCCCGGACTACAAGTACTAGGTATGCATATACTACTCCTAGGTCAAGTGCAGCTAATTGGCCGAGGGCTTTGCTCAATTCACAAGGGTCCCCATCAACTGAAGGTGGTCGCATTGCTGCAAGTTCAAGTGAAGGTATTCGTCATCGTTTTTCTTCGTCAGATGGCGATCATTATCCAATCCATGGTGATCGGAATCAGGATGAAGGATATGAATGACATGAGGCTTTTCATCAACCAAATAATGAAGCTGAAAATACCGAGGTAAGCGGGATTAATGGTAACACACAATATTGTACTTTAGTTTCCTTTGTCATTATAATATGTTATCAAGTTATCTTCTAATTATTGCATGTTTTCAGCAGATAATCACCTTTCGGAAACCAAGTTCAATTCTATGGGACAACCAATAGAAGATGGTTCTAAGGAATATTCCACCAGGGTTGGAACGATAGCCAGGAGTATTGTCCCGCCACATCACGAAGATTAGAGAGATGTTCCTTGGGTTCTTAAGGAAGAAATCTGGAGAGCCATCAAGAATGAGTACATGGTACTTGAAGTCATCAAGTGTAAGGCTCTAATGATGGAAAATAAATCATGGAAGAACAAAAAGACTACTCTAAGGAAATGGTGCGATCAATTTTCTACTGTTGCTGAGAGAAAGAACAACAGACCAGCTGGTGTGAAGAGAGAGGATTGGGAGAAATCTGTGGACTTGCATAATTCATAAGCTGATCAAATACTAAGGGAGATAGGGAAGGAATCAAGGAAGCTACTGAAAGCTTTGCATACTACTGGAAGGGATGGCACTGCACGTCGTCGACATATTATggaacaacaatcttcaactggGAGTGTAAACAGATCTGTTGTATACTTGGCTACACATGTTTACAAAAAAATACCTCAAGACGAACTTGAATTGATGGACCCTAACTCTTATGAAGTAAAATGCACAGAATATGTTGTAAGTTCAGGTTTCTTATTTGCTTTtcattgtttgtttgtttgtttttctttgtaaGTTGTTTTCCACTTACTTACAATCTGATTTACTTTGCAAGCACAAGTAATGGAGTTGAATGAAACTGAGAAGTATAGAGATGAAACCCATTTGGACATATATGAAGTCGTCAAGGTGAGTACAGATGAATTTGTGTTGTTTCTAAAAAGAAAAACCTTGTTAGTTACTAGCTAGCTAACTGATTTTGTTTACTTCTTTGTAGGTGTTTGGAGTTGATGATAGAGGTTGTGTTCGAGGAATGGGAGGTGGGATATCTAATACTGGACTACTTGCTTCTGTAGTTCCTAGGGAGCAGTTACGACAGCAAGTGTTGAAGACTAGAGTTGTACAAGATCGGGTCTGTAATCTCGATGAAACTGTTGAGACACTAATGGCCGGTTTAAGTTGCAATTGTAAccatagtaattctaatgctcagGTAATAACATTCTATAACTATTTTTTAGTTTGCAACTCACTACGCTTTCTAGTTTCAGTTTGTCAAGATAGGATTTTTTAGTTTGCAGTGTTTTTCTGTACACCAGTAAAATCTTATTGCCATATTGGATGTGCTTATCATCTGCAGGGTATGGATGGTGGTGGTTATCAACTAGCTGGATCTCCACAAGTAATTCTGAGGAACATGAGAAAGAGAGTTGTTGCAGTAGGCTATATATTTACCAATATGCCTCCAATAGATGATGAATATCATTTGGTCCtcattgatgaaatttgtttacCTTCTGAGAATCTCTGTGAAGGTGAAGGAACTTTTAAAGATGTTTCCACAGGTGACAAGGTTATGTGGCCACAACACTATGTTTTCCTAGTTGCCGCAGGTGGTGCAAGATTTTA
This portion of the Papaver somniferum cultivar HN1 chromosome 11, ASM357369v1, whole genome shotgun sequence genome encodes:
- the LOC113321350 gene encoding uncharacterized protein LOC113321350; this encodes MHRICSQVMELNETEKYRDETHLDIYEVVKVFGVDDRGCVRGMGGGISNTGLLASVVPREQLRQQVLKTRVVQDRVCNLDETVETLMAGLSCNCNHSNSNAQGMDGGGYQLAGSPQVILRNMRKRVVAVGYIFTNMPPIDDEYHLVLIDEICLPSENLCEGEGTFKDVSTGDKVMWPQHYVFLVAAGGARF